The region AAAAATTTTAACAGCTATGAAGTATTCTGTCGTTAATGCAGTTAGCCCGAGTGTGTCGCAAGTGTTGCACTCGCTCGAATGTCGCTGATTGGTTTTAAATTATACCAATAGCTTTCACattgttgtatgtatgtaggtactatagtacttcttcttcttctcttttaaaatatggcttttctgtcctaattaaaaGGACAATTTCGCaagtgtcaagttaaactctctttgagaggcacgttgtacggtgattgtagtttttgcaacttgatagtaaaattccagaaaccacgtggagaccacttgcgcattaaaaaatgtcagacacgagagcaatataggactTTGggatcattgttttttttttttttttttttttttttaatggcaataTACAAGTTCGGATAGAAAACGACGATTGTGCCAATGTCAAAGTGAGGAAACGGAGCggaatttaatcaaaaaatattacggaATTTTGATAGGAAAGTTTAGGATCAGGATCGGGTTTGGACGGAATAGTTATACGTGAATACAAATTATAATGAGAGGcagcatatttttattttaatatcattagaaACAATGTATGAAGCAATGGAGGCATAGATACATGGGTTATTAGATGAAAGTAAGCAGGGAACGGATGTTGGTAATGGAATACTTTGTGATATAATACTGTTATAAAAAGTAACACGGTCATAAAGTGGACAAGATAAAATTATGTGGTTCAGATCACCTACCTCCGAACCACACTCACAAGCAGGGCTATCTATGATATTAATCTTCGCCAGGTGTTCCGGCGTGCAGACATGACCTAAACGCATTCTTATTAAAACACTAGTACTTCTTTTGCaaaatttatacttaaaaaaccAGGGTTTATTAGGAATGGAGGGCTGTATGCGGCTGTAAGTTTTACCTTTCAGGATACAACTTTGAGACCAACACTCTTGCCAGGAATGTTGGAGATATGTTCGCGGAAGATTGATTAGGTCATGAGTATAATTTTTGTACGGGAACATATCTCCGTCTTCAATTGCTTTATTGGCAATTTTGTCAGCCTTCTCATTACCTTTGATGCCGCAATGACTTGGAACCCAAGTAAAAACTACTGAGAAACCTTTAAGAAAGCATTGGAATAATTTAGTCTTGATTTCAATGATTACGGGGTATGATGGACTGGATCTACAAAATGGGTACTTTTCAAGAGCCTGCAGAGCACTAAGAGAGTCGGAGAAAATAACAGCTTCCCTTAGCTTCATGATAAGTATATATTCTACAGCCTTTAGGAGGCCAAACGCTTCCCCAGTAAAAACTGAAGTCTCAGGCGGAAATTTAACAAGTTGTGTTATTTTATACTGACTATGATAGATGCCAACACCAGTACACCCTGAGGGCGATCTTTTCGATGCATCAGTGAAGATATAATGCCATTCCGGCCAAATACTGTAAACCttgctattaaagtaagtattAGCATTCAAACTGCGTTTATCAATGTTTAAATTGTACTTAATGTTAGGAGAGAATATAAGAGCCTGATAGTCGCATGTAAATATAGGGAGAATGTGAGATCTATGAGTTGGAGCATCCAAAGAACGGAATTTTTgcaaactttttactaaacacgGAGAAGACTTATGCAACCAATAACGCGATGTTCTGATGTGTGAAGATAAATTTTCCAATTTATTTAGAATCGGATGTTGAGAAAACTGAATGGAACGATATAAGTATTTATCTGATAAAAACTGTCGTCTTAGTTTAAGTGGCGGATCACAACACTCTACGGGATCattgttcactgttaaggttaatcgccacataaaacactatcaaaattctCTTtctcttcgaatgctacaaatcgaatccaggtACTCCGCcgttaagaagtcaatcctgacacttgtcactcccatactgaatacgtcaaaaaacaaaaacattgacgtATTTAGTACCAGGATGACAGGTGTCGGGATTAACTTTTTAGCGGCGGACTgctataggtaagtatataatgATCGCGAGTTAATTAAACTTACTTGGTATTGTTCTGTTCTATCCGCGTCAAATTTTTCTAGATTTCTCTAGCATATAATagcatataatataatatctggTTTCTTTGGAATTCAGGAACAAGGAcggtataaaataatttcatggTTTTGTGCACTGCTAATTGGTGcgtcaattgacaagatttaatttttttaacatctgttaattactacaggaatcgaaagagttttgccccCTGAAcatggcaaaatatttattataattgatttctccatattaaaaaaaatacaaaaaattgaaaaaatatgtctgaatttgccaacactacaacagaatagatatgtttcctttgcctttatcaccagaaaaaggagctgtcataattttgatattgtctctatgcaacgtatacgtcagatttacgtgatcttttttttaagagactagacaaaagtaatggatctattgtgtcgtagttttggagttatgcccttttagaataagcacatcttaattttttttaaataaattaattaatagttgtagccaaattttaaaaatatcagcgtttttctctttccaaacagaatacagagaacgaatcaaattatagtcttagaaatatgaaatcttgtcaattgaagCTATACTCGTATTGTGAGAAAAACaacttataatattttgattatttaagCACACTTATCAAAACTTGTCTCTACATTTGCAGTCAGTTGTTGTGTAGGTTGactaaaatttatatatttacctacACTACATCCATACATGAAAATTGCCTAGCTGCTTGTACCGGACGCAGCTGACGCGGCCCAAAGGAGGGCAGGGCGTTCTCAATGACACTGTTGTGTCACACGGCCACATGACTTGTTATCAGTTCATATCTAGGTGACTATGCACATTATTTACAAGGCACCTTACAGGCACTTGAGCTCGTTACTGTACGCGAATGGAATAATTGGTGCAATTATAAATAAAGGTTGTACAAaacaatgtttaatttaaaagatgGTTTAAGGTGAAAATTTAATAGTGCACAATGAACTACGagccaactgaatcgtgacccactgtggaaacttttcgtagaaaaattcatattgacatcgcattgcttgacaagggaattcattgtgACTCTTACTGTGAGAACTTTCTACTGTGgctcaggaatcaaatggttcgactgtacaacatTATATTTACGCTCATACGTGGAAAACACTTCCTAATTAgtaatttaatagtttgtttataCTTGAGTTCTTAACACGTAGTAAGCGTTTGGTAATTAAGTATATTACCGTAAAATCAGGCAATTAGGAATTATAATTATGCTTTGAAGTTTAGACAAGATAATGAATATGCGATCAGAACTTCTGTTAATATCGTCACTGTTGTTGCTATAAGTGAAGTTGATGTTCTAAGCACGTACTTAAGTGCTTCTTTGATGGAAATGTAAGCCTAAGTAACAACTTACGAACttaaaataattcataaaattattaattgggACTAAACTTATGCTCCAGTGAGCGGTATTATATATTGTTTATGTGGAACAATGATatataagcaaaataaaaacatttcaatCATTTTATATCgtttttaagcaataaaaatatacaaatataacATAAACACAAATTGAGCAAGTCACTTAGGCAATGTCACCAAATTCGTTTATAGGATGTAAGGGGAAGAGAAGTATCTAGCGAAGTACGGAGAAGGGGCAACCGCAGCGGGAGCAGCCACGTAGGGGGCAGCGGCGACCACGGGCGCGGGGGCAGCGGCGACCAAGGGGGCAGGGGCGACCACGGGGGTTGCAACGGCGTGGTTGACGGAGTGGGCGGAGTACGAGCTGGCGTAAGGAGCAACGGCGTACGCTGCGGGCGCCACGAGCGCCGCGGGCGCAGCGGCCAGAGGAAGCACGCCAGCGTTGGTAGCCGCGACGGCCAGGGCGAAGACAATCTGGGAAAAAGATCACTATCAGCGTTAATTTAAAACCTTTTATAGTTAAAGCTCAGTTCAGCCTTAGTATCCTACTAAttctacttcctactatatACGCAGGATAGCGACAAactaattctgcgcggacgaagtcgcgggtaacggctagtgtttTATAACTGAAATTGTCGAAAGGAATCTCTTACATATACATCTCTTTATTtattaccagcgctttcggagaGACCATCAATGCCGAGAACAATGCGCAGCAAAAACTtagcagaaagtttttttttttctaaacaatAATTGTATTACAATTCTCTTGACTATTAAAGCtagtaaaacaaaatgtattaaatagaaatcttccggctgatgatggtgTGATGATGTATTTTTATGACCTACATATTTATGTATTCTTGGACTCGTGATTATGAAACAAACTGACGGAAGTTTCTTAACTTAAATGAATTCTTGGGCtgtgttaaaaaatactttcttatGGAATATGTTACTTTTTGTATaacttaatgtaaaaaaaaacttacaacgAATTTGGCGATCATTTTGCTTTGTTTGTGTGACTGCTCACAAGATTGGACGCTAAAAGAGAAGCAGGTGGACTGTGCCGTCTCCAGGGCATCGTCACGTTTTATATGGAATGTGATTTAGTTGGGCAACAATACGGGCGGCGCATGCGCGTTTCAGTAATGCGCAGGACATCGTTGGCTAGCCGCCACATCTAAGGTTGCCACAGaactaataatttattgaatgaggcgctactttactttactttttactCGTTTGCCCTCTATCATGTAAAAAAGGTCCATAATGCGACTCGTGTACTGTATGAAACAAACAGTGACCTTGGCAAGTTatcttttaacttttaaatagaATTATATGGTTGCGTGCTGTCTGAAAGAATAAACTTGCAATCCCTTTTGGAATAACTCGTTACCTTTTAATGATTTTGATGAACACcttttatgaaaaaaacgttGACTtaaatttgtgaaataaaaatgaaattcatTTATgcccttaataagaaataaatcgatatttgatttttttgaaaatgtgaCGTGAAGTAAATCGtgcaattattaaataatttgacattaAATGGCGCGTTTTTTAAATTCGCTAAAATTTATATGAGATCGTCATTATTGCATGGTTGGCACTGTAAATAGCAAGCGTCTTTAGCCAGGGCAGTCAGTCAAGCGTTTTTATAACGGGTGGTTATGACAGTGATGAAAAATTAGATTGTGGCTAAGCAATCCACGGAAGCGGCATTTGCGCTGTTTCCTTGACTTAGTTTGAATTTCGCGCCTGAGTTTAGAAATTCATACGATACTCCGCGCTGAGACCGTCCAGCAAAGTCATAAGGTTGAGCTACGGAACAGAAaatttttctataaataatgaaattatgctTACCTTTT is a window of Choristoneura fumiferana chromosome 8, NRCan_CFum_1, whole genome shotgun sequence DNA encoding:
- the LOC141430493 gene encoding uncharacterized protein, translating into MIAKFVIVFALAVAATNAGVLPLAAAPAALVAPAAYAVAPYASSYSAHSVNHAVATPVVAPAPLVAAAPAPVVAAAPYVAAPAAVAPSPYFARYFSSPYIL